One Alnus glutinosa chromosome 3, dhAlnGlut1.1, whole genome shotgun sequence genomic region harbors:
- the LOC133864875 gene encoding heavy metal-associated isoprenylated plant protein 16-like, producing the protein MKQIVVLKVSMDGQKSFFCIMAGQEPRTKAMKIAVSVPGVEAASLKGDNKDQIEVKGEGIDTVKLTKLIRKKVGHADIVSVAEEKKEEKKEDKKEEKKVGEVQLMWPYASGVPNYYPIYHEMNQEYPCNPSCSIM; encoded by the exons ATGAAG CAAATTGTGGTGCTCAAGGTGTCCATGGATGGGCAGAAGTCTTTTTTCTGTATTATGGCTGGACAGGAGCCCCGCACCAAAGCCATGAAGATTGCAGTTAGCGTTCCag GGGTGGAAGCAGCAAGTTTGAAAGGGGACAACAAGGACCAGATAGAGGTGAAAGGGGAAGGGATTGACACCGTCAAACTTACGAAGTTGATCCGGAAGAAAGTGGGGCATGCAGATATAGTAAGCGTGgcggaagagaagaaagaagagaagaaagaagataagaaagaagagaaaaaggttgGGGAAGTGCAACTGATGTGGCCGTACGCGAGTGGTGTGCCTAATTACTACCCAATCTATCACGAGATGAACCAGGAGTATCCCTGCAATCCTTCTTGCTCCATCATgtaa